The DNA window CCGAAGCCAGTCGAACGCCCGCACGCGAGCCGACGGAGAGCTGTCTTCCAGGTAGATCAGGTTTTCGGCGAGCAGTCGGTTGTCCAGATCCTGCCGTGAACCCAAGTTTCGTGAGACTTCCTCAATCGAAGCCACATTCCGACCCGCCTCACCGGCATGGTTGGCGAGCACTGCCGACAACTCCGGCGGCAACTTTCCCTCATTGAACAGTTTTCCGAGCAGCTCGAACGAGGCCTTGTCCAGCAGCCAGCCCACGGCAGAAGCATCGCCCGGCCCGCCGGCGACGCCCGCGTTGAGCGCGCCATCGAGTGTCGCCTTGCCCTGCTCGGCGAGCTTGGCGAGCACGCTGTCATCGGCGACGAGCGCCACGTCTTCACAGAGTCGGGCACCGGTCTGCCCGGCCAGGTAGACGAGCGTCGGCCGCAACCGGCTTGCCGACGACAGCGACTCCGATGCCGCCCGTAACGCGGCCGACTCGCTGCGTCCGAAAGGCAGTGTCGTCGGACGTCGGGCGGCAAGTTCCGCCGACTGTTTGATCTGCTCCATGCCCGACGACAGCGCTTCGAGGTGTTCGGCGGATGCGTCTCCGGGACCAATCTCGATCGCGACGGCGATGGCTTTGCCGCTCGCGGCATCGAACGACATCGGCACGACGATCGCCAGCGACTGTTTACCGGTCACTTCTCGGTCAATGATCGCAATTTCGCGCTGTGCCCACTGCACGGGCGGCGGTAGCGGCTTGGGGGCGGCGGGCTTGGCACCGGGCGCGGGCTTGGTCGCCGATTCGGCAGCCTCCTGCGCGTCGGCCGACACTTTCGTAGCGGCCAGGCCCTCGATCGCGACCGCGATCTGGACCGGCTGGGGCATGTCGGGGGTAAGCACGGTCACCGGTCGATACACGTAGATCTGCAGCGTTGCCGATGATTCCGTGCCGGCGATGTGAAGTTGAAAAGCATCTTTGGCGGTCGCTTCAAACACCGCCGAAACCCCACGCGGCACGGCGGCCCGCGCCGCAAAGAATGAGGTCGCCCGTCCCCGCGATGCATCGACAACGTCCGGCTGAAATCGGTCGGCGGCCTGCAAGGGTACGAACCGGGCCGTGCCGGTTAACCGTGACGACGCCAGCACCGGCGTGCCGAGCCGCGTCGCCGTGATCAGTCGCGCCTCAGAGCCGAGGGGTACGCCGACTGATGGAATGTTTTCCAGCGCCACGAACTGTACCTGCACTGCGAGCGCTTCGGCGGGCGGTGGAGCGGGTATGGTCTTGCTCGTCGGCCCCGAAAGTGGCGATCCGAAAAACTCAGACGACCGTGTCAGCGCCGAAGGCGCGGGCAACGGCGCGGGGACCTTATCGCGATCGGCATTGCCACAGCCCGACACCATCAAGGTCGCGGACACGGCAATCAACCAATAGGCCACTGGACCACTTCTGCCGAGCATATGACTTATCCCCGATCGGGAGAGGAACACAGATTAAGGCGCGATATCAAGTTGGGCTCGGATATTAGCCCGTCAACTTCACGCAATGCAAAGGGGGCCGTGGATTTAGAGCCCATTCGCGGGGAATCCCGATACATCGATCACGGTTGTGTGCTCTGCTCTACAGGACGCGTGACCGGCCGAGTCTGACTTCCGTTTCGAATCGGTGGCCGGTCGCGAAGCCAAATTGCGCCGATGGAATCAAACAGGTAGTCGCGTCGCCACCAATATCCCTCCGAACGCTGGCTTGGCGACGCCAGGTGATAACGGAAGGTGCGAACGCGCAAAAACGCGGGATTCTCTTCGAACGGCGCGCTGGCGATCAGTCCCACCACCGGCTTTCGCTGCTCAAGCAATCCCTTCAGGAGCGATTGAAACCAAAGTTGCTCCTTCGGATCGCCCCACCGCAAAGACCACATCAGCCAATCCAGGCGCGGCATATGAGGGGCCGCGACACGCGGCTCGCGGGTGATATCGCCCGGCTTGAACCTGAACTCGTAAGGACGCCAGTTCACGCCGTCGCGGCTGGCTTCGATGATCATCTCGACCCGCTCCGATGGCATCACCCCGTAGATGCCGTAGCTGTTGACGATGCGCCATGGACGCAAGCCTCGGACGACCGGCTCGGTCAACGCGAGCACCTCCGAGCCCAAAAGCGCCCGCGGCAGCAGCTGGACGACGCTGACCGGGACCAACAAAACCGCGATCAGAACAGGCACCGCTTTCGGCCAGCGCCAGTACGGCGTCGCATCGGTTGACGCGACAAAACGGCTGGCTGTTCGCGGCGATCCCGATCGCATGATCCATCGGTACGGTGCAGCAAGCGATCGGGCGATCCAGTGCCAGGCGGCGTCATCAAGGAGCGACAGGCAGAGCACCAAGGCGAGGTAGTTGAGGAACCCGTAGTTTCCGGTCGCCAGAATGAGCACCTGCACCGCCGCCAGCGGAAGGCACACGAGCCGGCGACCCCATCGCCCGAGCAGGATCGCGAAAGGAAGCACGAGTTCCGCGAACAGCAGTCCCCAGGTCGCCGCCGACAGCAGCCCGGCGGGCAATCGCGCGGCGTACCAACTGGTGAAGACCGGCAACGGCTGAATGACGAAGTACTTCAAAAGTGCAGTCCCGTCCCGCCAGGAAGGGTCCGCGAGCGTGATCTTCGCCAGTCCCGATCCGAACAGCAGACGGAACAGCAGCCACCAGACCAGCCACAGCAGCAGTCCTGATGGCTCGGCTTGTCGGTGGATCTTCAGCGACAACTGCCAGGGTGCGAGAAAGATCGCAAGGAAGCCGGTCTCGAGCAGCAGCGAATCCCACGGCGTATCGTCGAAGAACTGTTGCCCGCCGACCGCCACAGAAAGATAGAGAACGAAGCAGCCCAGGAGCATGGGTGCCTGCAAAAGGCCCAGTGCAACCAGGGTTGCCGCCATTGCTCCGCCCAGACAGATGGCGTCGATCGTTGCGTCGGAGTGGTCGACCCAGAGAAGCGTGGGGTATCGCCAAGCGAGCGAAGCAGGTTTGTCCGCGGGTCGAGATGCGAGGAACTCGTGAACGGGCAAAAGCCCCTGCCGCCCGATGAGCCCGTCGGCCTGCGACGCCATCGACAGAAACGCCGACAAGTAAACCAACGCCAGCCCGCGAAGAAAGATTTGCCGCGACAGCCGAAAGCTGAGCCGTTGCCGGCCGTCGTTGCGATCGGCAGGCGAGGCGATCGGCGAAGGTGTCGCGGTCGGTCGGTTCATCATAAGGAGAAATGCCGGGTGGCTGAGCAGACGGGGCGTAGCTTCGGCAACGGAGGGACGGCCGTATTAGGCAACCCGCAGCCGTGCTACCCATCCACCTCGCCGTTCCAACGCCTTGTCATCGTGCGAACAACACGCCGGCGGGATGACTGGTAGAGCACTATAGCTGAGGGTGCTGTACCGCCAAACCCGGTTGCCGTATGCAACCGTAAAGCCCGTCAAGGATTCGGTTGCGACCCGCCGGCCCTGAAACTATGCTTTTGGGCTGCAGGTCGCCCATCCCGGCGGAGCAGCGAACCTGGAAGCAGATCCCGATCGTTTGATCCCGAGTTGACCGAATACCAGGGTCCTTCGATCCGACCCCATACCTCTCTGGAGTAGAGTCCATGTCGCAGAAGATGAACCGTCGTGACATCCTTAAAGGCGCGGCCGCGGCCACTGCCGGATATTGGGTTCTGGGTCGCCAGACCATGGCGCAGGAACTGTCCAGCAAAAGCCCCAACGAGAAGGTCAACTTCGCGTCGATCGGCATCGGCGGCAAGGGAGACAGCGACTCTGAGCACGTCGGCAAGCTCGGCAACCTCGTCGCGATTTGCGACGTCGACACCGACCGCCTCGGCAAGAAGAACGAGAAGTACCCCAAGGCCAAGGCGTTCACCGACTTCCGCGAGATGTTCGACAAGATGGGCAAGGAGTTCGATGCCGTCACCGTCTCCACGCCCGACCACACCCACGCCGTCGCGACGATGATGGCGATCAAGGCCGGCAAGCACGTCTACACCCAGAAGCCGATGACGCACGACGTCTCGGAAGCCCGCGCTCTTCGCCTGGCCGCCAAGGAAGCCAAGGTCGCCACACAGATGGGCAACCAGGGCACTGCCAGCAGCAAGCTCCGCGAAGGCGTCGAGCTGATCCAGGCTGGCGTACTTGGCGACGTGACGGAAGTCCACATCTGGACCAACCGCCCCGTCTGGCCGCAGAGCCCCACGATCACGACCCGCCCCGAAGTCGCCCCCGTCCCGGCGAACCTCAAGTGGGACCTCTGGCTCGGCACCGCTCCCTTCCGTGAATACGGCGCCAAGTTCTATCACCCCTTCAACTGGCGTGGCTGGTGGGACTACGGCACCGGCGCTCTCGGCGACATGGGCTGCCACACCGCCAACCTCCCGTTCATGGCGCTCAAGCTCGGCTACCCCAAGACCCTGGTCGGCTCCAGCGAAGAGCTGAACAAGGAGACCTACCCCGCCTGGGGCCGGGCCGACTACGAATTTGACGCCCGCGGTTCCATGCCCCCGGTTAAGGTCAGCTGGTACGAAGGCAAGAAGGACGGCAAGCTCGTCCACCCGCCGGAAGAACTCGTGAAAAAGGTTCTCGAACAGGCCGGCGTCAAGGGCAAGGGCGGCGCGGCTCCTCAGCTCAATAACAGCGGCTCGATCATCGTCGGTTCCAAGGGCATGCTCTACTCCCCCCACGACTACGGCGGAGCCTGGGTTCTGCTGCCGCAGGAACAGTTCAAGGACTACAAGGCCCCTGCCCAAACCCTGCCCCGCAACGATAAGGGCGACGAAGGCCAGAAGGCCGAGTGGGTCGCTGCGATCAAGGGTGGCCCCGCCGCCCTGTCGAACTTCGACTACGCCGGCATGCTCACCGAGTTCATCCTGCTGGGGAACATCGCGATTCTCGGCAAGGGCAAGAAGCTCGAATGGGACGGCCCGAACATGAAGTTCACCAACGCCCCGGAGATGGACCAGTACCTCAAGCGCACCTACCGTGCCCCCTGGACCCTCTAAAACTCGCGGCCTTCATCGCACGCGAGCGCAATTCAGACTTCAGCCCGCGCCGGACCCGTCCGGCGCGGGCTTTTTTGTGTGTTGGGCTGATCGCACCGCGATTTGACATCGTTCGACGTCATTCGAACGCGCTTCACGGGATCTCGCCTTATGGTTAGCCGTGACGCGTAGCGGAGCGGTGCGCGTCGTGCGGCCCGATCCTCTGCCGGGCAGGATCCTGTCGGAAGACTGCGATCGCCGCAACGCGGCCATGAAAAGCGGTTGAATAACTACACTTCTGGCTCATTTGTTCAAACTTGACAGCACTGTAATCAAGTCACCGACGTCCCACACCGATCCAACTATGTCCAACCGTCTTTTC is part of the Humisphaera borealis genome and encodes:
- a CDS encoding lipase maturation factor family protein, with the translated sequence MMNRPTATPSPIASPADRNDGRQRLSFRLSRQIFLRGLALVYLSAFLSMASQADGLIGRQGLLPVHEFLASRPADKPASLAWRYPTLLWVDHSDATIDAICLGGAMAATLVALGLLQAPMLLGCFVLYLSVAVGGQQFFDDTPWDSLLLETGFLAIFLAPWQLSLKIHRQAEPSGLLLWLVWWLLFRLLFGSGLAKITLADPSWRDGTALLKYFVIQPLPVFTSWYAARLPAGLLSAATWGLLFAELVLPFAILLGRWGRRLVCLPLAAVQVLILATGNYGFLNYLALVLCLSLLDDAAWHWIARSLAAPYRWIMRSGSPRTASRFVASTDATPYWRWPKAVPVLIAVLLVPVSVVQLLPRALLGSEVLALTEPVVRGLRPWRIVNSYGIYGVMPSERVEMIIEASRDGVNWRPYEFRFKPGDITREPRVAAPHMPRLDWLMWSLRWGDPKEQLWFQSLLKGLLEQRKPVVGLIASAPFEENPAFLRVRTFRYHLASPSQRSEGYWWRRDYLFDSIGAIWLRDRPPIRNGSQTRPVTRPVEQSTQP
- a CDS encoding Gfo/Idh/MocA family oxidoreductase; translation: MSQKMNRRDILKGAAAATAGYWVLGRQTMAQELSSKSPNEKVNFASIGIGGKGDSDSEHVGKLGNLVAICDVDTDRLGKKNEKYPKAKAFTDFREMFDKMGKEFDAVTVSTPDHTHAVATMMAIKAGKHVYTQKPMTHDVSEARALRLAAKEAKVATQMGNQGTASSKLREGVELIQAGVLGDVTEVHIWTNRPVWPQSPTITTRPEVAPVPANLKWDLWLGTAPFREYGAKFYHPFNWRGWWDYGTGALGDMGCHTANLPFMALKLGYPKTLVGSSEELNKETYPAWGRADYEFDARGSMPPVKVSWYEGKKDGKLVHPPEELVKKVLEQAGVKGKGGAAPQLNNSGSIIVGSKGMLYSPHDYGGAWVLLPQEQFKDYKAPAQTLPRNDKGDEGQKAEWVAAIKGGPAALSNFDYAGMLTEFILLGNIAILGKGKKLEWDGPNMKFTNAPEMDQYLKRTYRAPWTL